From the Arvicola amphibius chromosome 2, mArvAmp1.2, whole genome shotgun sequence genome, one window contains:
- the LOC119806433 gene encoding 60S ribosomal protein L30-like — translation MVATKTKKSLESIDSRLQFVMKSEKYVLRYKQTLKMNRQGKVKLVILTNCPALRKSEIEYYTVLAKTSVHHYNGSNIQLVTTCRKYYRISTLATTDPGDSNTIRSMQDQTVEK, via the coding sequence atggtagCCACAAAGACGAAAAAGTCTCTAGAGTCAATCGATTCTAGGCTCCAATTTGTTATGAAAAGTGAAAAGTATGTGCTAAGATACAAACAAACTCTAAAGATGAACAGACAGGGCAAAGTGAAATTGGTTATCCTCACCAACTGCCCAGCTTTGAGGAAATCTGAAATAGAATACTATACCGTGTTGGCTAAAACTAGTGTCCATCATTACAATGGGAGTAATATTCAATTGGTCACAACATGCAGAAAATACTACAGAATAAGCACACTGGCTACAACTGACCCAGGTGATTCTAATACTATTAGAAGCATGCAAGACCAGACTGTTGAAAAGTAA